A DNA window from Actinokineospora baliensis contains the following coding sequences:
- a CDS encoding carbohydrate ABC transporter permease: protein MKTVTDGKKAERRLGLWLCAPAALVMVAVTAYPIIYSVWLSLQRYDLRFPAEREFVGIENYVTVLTNSYWWSAFGVTTLITVISVAIELVLGMALALVMHRTLVARGLIRTVALIPYGIVTVVAAFSWRYAWDDNTGYLAQLFAPDAAPLTQRASALGIIILAEVWKTVPFMALLLMAGLALVPEDLLKAASMDGAGPWQRFTKVMLPVMKPAILVALLFRTLDAFRIFDNIFVLTSGAQQTGSVSMQTYNNLIRGLNLGIGSTMSVLIFIAVAAIAFLFVKVFGAAAPGNDGGKR from the coding sequence GTGAAGACCGTGACCGACGGCAAGAAGGCCGAGCGCAGGCTCGGGTTGTGGCTATGCGCGCCTGCCGCGCTGGTCATGGTCGCGGTGACCGCCTACCCGATCATCTACTCGGTGTGGCTGTCGCTGCAGCGCTACGACCTGCGGTTCCCCGCCGAGCGCGAGTTCGTCGGGATCGAGAACTACGTCACCGTGCTGACCAACTCCTACTGGTGGAGCGCGTTCGGGGTCACCACGCTGATCACGGTCATCTCGGTGGCCATCGAATTGGTGCTGGGCATGGCGTTGGCGCTGGTGATGCACCGGACGCTGGTCGCCCGCGGTCTCATCAGGACGGTCGCGCTCATCCCGTACGGCATCGTGACCGTGGTGGCCGCGTTCTCCTGGCGCTACGCCTGGGACGACAACACCGGTTACCTGGCCCAGCTGTTCGCCCCCGACGCCGCGCCGCTGACCCAGCGGGCCTCGGCGCTGGGGATCATCATCCTCGCCGAGGTCTGGAAGACCGTGCCGTTCATGGCGTTGCTGCTGATGGCCGGTCTGGCGCTGGTGCCGGAAGACCTGCTCAAGGCGGCGTCGATGGACGGCGCCGGGCCGTGGCAGCGGTTCACCAAGGTGATGCTGCCGGTGATGAAGCCCGCGATCCTGGTGGCGCTGCTGTTCCGCACCCTGGACGCGTTCCGCATCTTCGACAACATCTTCGTGCTCACCAGCGGCGCGCAACAGACCGGCTCGGTGTCCATGCAGACCTACAACAACCTGATCCGCGGCTTGAACCTGGGCATCGGGTCGACGATGTCGGTGCTCATCTTCATCGCCGTGGCCGCCATCGCGTTCCTGTTCGTGAAGGTCTTCGGCGCCGCCGCGCCCGGCAACGACGGGGGGAAGCGCTGA
- a CDS encoding ABC transporter substrate-binding protein has product MIASPLVAACGSDSGGITVNVYYSTEENFDKVVANCNAAAAGRYTIALNVLPRGADDQREQMVRRLAAGDTDMDVLGLDVTWVAEFAEAGWISEWTGQDKADVEDGTLAGPLATAKWEDKLYAAPKNTNVQLLWYRSDLVPTPPKSWGEMLEQAQRLKAEGKPGGILMTGAQYEGLVVQFATLTAGAGGKILSDDSTRAVVDDGAVKALEALRDLANSPAASPSLSNAKEDNIRQEFESGKSAAFQLNWPFVYASMAKSNPDLAKVFKWAPYPAIDPSKTGTATLGGFNLAISSYSQHKPEAFEAAKCLRSAENQKYSAINSGVPPTIESVYDDPEMAQPYPMRDAILDELKNPAVRPITPAYQNVSTLISTILSPPGAIDPKATAARLRTELQDALDSKGVLP; this is encoded by the coding sequence GTGATCGCTAGCCCGTTGGTGGCGGCATGTGGTTCGGACAGTGGCGGGATCACCGTCAACGTCTACTACTCCACTGAGGAGAACTTCGACAAGGTCGTCGCCAACTGCAACGCGGCGGCGGCCGGGCGGTACACCATCGCCCTCAACGTGTTGCCGCGCGGCGCCGACGACCAGCGCGAGCAGATGGTGCGCCGGTTGGCGGCTGGCGACACCGACATGGACGTGCTGGGCCTGGACGTCACCTGGGTCGCCGAGTTCGCCGAGGCGGGCTGGATCAGCGAGTGGACCGGCCAGGACAAGGCCGACGTCGAGGACGGCACCCTCGCCGGGCCGCTGGCGACCGCGAAGTGGGAGGACAAGCTCTACGCCGCGCCGAAGAACACCAACGTGCAACTCCTGTGGTACCGCAGCGATCTTGTGCCGACCCCGCCGAAGTCGTGGGGCGAGATGCTGGAGCAGGCGCAGCGGCTCAAGGCGGAGGGCAAGCCGGGCGGCATCCTGATGACCGGCGCCCAGTACGAGGGCCTCGTGGTGCAGTTCGCCACGCTCACCGCCGGTGCGGGCGGCAAGATCCTCTCCGACGACAGCACCCGCGCGGTGGTCGACGACGGCGCGGTCAAGGCGCTGGAAGCGTTGCGGGACTTGGCGAACTCGCCCGCGGCCAGCCCGTCGCTGTCCAACGCCAAAGAGGACAACATCCGGCAGGAGTTCGAGTCGGGCAAGAGCGCGGCGTTCCAGTTGAACTGGCCGTTCGTCTACGCCTCGATGGCCAAGTCCAACCCGGACCTGGCCAAGGTGTTCAAGTGGGCGCCCTACCCGGCGATCGACCCGAGCAAGACCGGGACCGCGACCCTCGGCGGGTTCAACCTCGCGATCAGCTCGTACTCCCAGCACAAGCCGGAGGCATTCGAGGCGGCGAAGTGCTTGCGCAGCGCGGAGAACCAGAAGTACTCGGCGATCAACTCCGGTGTGCCGCCGACCATCGAGTCGGTCTACGACGACCCGGAGATGGCACAGCCGTACCCGATGCGCGACGCGATCCTCGACGAGCTCAAGAACCCGGCCGTGCGCCCGATCACCCCGGCGTACCAGAACGTCTCCACGCTGATCTCCACCATCCTGTCCCCACCGGGGGCCATTGACCCCAAGGCCACCGCGGCGAGGTTGCGCACGGAACTGCAGGACGCTCTCGACTCGAAGGGGGTTCTGCCGTGA